In a single window of the Falco rusticolus isolate bFalRus1 chromosome 11, bFalRus1.pri, whole genome shotgun sequence genome:
- the LOC119155428 gene encoding zinc finger protein 479-like isoform X1: MDVNADWDSENSICDTGEKRSRYSRKTTKQVGHTSSLQKEVDMNYSQTCSPCCNSAGPSGKQELPAELQCEDKETYETYQHRGESTAGVFVPSSTRFDLQCEDKDSEHCSSEQSKKPQNRLRDDSKNTILADVFDEDLEPVPEGALPYRCKKCGAAFQGMSELREHKRTHLVENSYRCPVCAKEFFRAANLRMHKLIHSSDRPHKCPECDKGFIRTADVWRHLRNVHKIERSMVILGNGMARNPWSIVHRNQHTVEYTDQPCAENQKSEEDDYNKPYACPTCGKGFDKPNLLSKHKVIHRQEKPYKCQECGMAFVQLLRLKRHQQTHSGERPFYCEECGGTFTRLASLQRHHRIHTGEKPYSCNYCGHSFTESDTSAGMAGPRVPYAFATAVSETSPNSPLQILLADCVQTFKT; encoded by the exons ATGGATGTGAATGCGGACTGGGACTCTGAGAATAGCATTTGTGACACAGGTGAGAAGCGTTCACGTTATTCCAGAAAGACCACTAAGCAGGTGGGCCACACATCTAGCCTCCAGAAGGAGGTAGACATGAATTACTCGCAGACATGCAGTCCGTGTTGCAACTCTGCTGGACCTTCAGGTAAGCAGGagcttcctgcagagctgcagtgtgAAGACAAAGAAACCTATGAGACCTACCAGCATCGAGGTGAGAGTACAGCTGGGGTATTCGTCCCCTCCAGTACCAGGTTTGACCTGCAGTGTGAAGATAAAGATTCAGAGCACTGTTCCTCTGAGCAGTCCAAGAAACCACAGAACAGACTACGTGACGATAGCAAAAATACCATTCTTGCTGATGTGTTCGATGAGGACCTGGAGCCTGTCCCCGAGGGAGCTCTGCCGTATCGGTGCAAGAAGTGTGGTGCTGCTTTCCAGGGTATGAGCGAGCTGCGGGAACATAAGCGAACTCACCTTGTGGAAAACTCATACCGATGTCCTGTCTGTGCCAAAGAGTTCTTCCGTGCGGCAAATTTGCGAATGCACAAGCTCATTCATTCTAGTGACAGGCCACACAAATGTCCAGAGTGTGACAAGGGTTTCATTCGCACGGCCGATGTCTGGAGGCACCTACGCAACGTGCACAAGATAGAGCGCTCCATGGTGATCTTGGGAAACGGCATGGCTAGGAACCCGTGGTCGATAGTGCACCGTAACCAGCACACTGTTGAGTACACTGATCAGCCTTGTGCAGAGAACCAGAAGTCTGAGGAAGATGACTATAATAAACCTTATGCCTGTCCAACATGCGGCAAAGGTTTCGATAAGCCTAACCTGCTTTCCAAACACAAGGTGATCCACCGGCAAGAGAAGCCCTATAAGTGTCAGGAATGTGGCATGGCATTCGTCCAGCTGCTCAGGCTGAAAAGACACCAGCAGACTCACTCTGGGGAGCGTCCCTTCTATTGTGAGGAGTGTGGAGGGACGTTCACGCGGCTGGCATCGCTCCAACGCCATCACCGCATTCATACTGGAGAGAAGCCCTACTCTTGCAATTACTGTGGTCATTCATTCACTGAGTCAG ATACCTCTGCCGGGATGGCTGGACCCCGCGTACCATATGCATTCGCTACAGCTGTGAGTGAGACTTCTCCAAACTCCCCTCTGCAG ATTTTGCTGGCTGACTGTGTACAGACCTTTAAGACATGA
- the LOC119155428 gene encoding zinc finger protein 479-like isoform X2 — MDVNADWDSENSICDTGEKRSRYSRKTTKQVGHTSSLQKEVDMNYSQTCSPCCNSAGPSGKQELPAELQCEDKETYETYQHRGESTAGVFVPSSTRFDLQCEDKDSEHCSSEQSKKPQNRLRDDSKNTILADVFDEDLEPVPEGALPYRCKKCGAAFQGMSELREHKRTHLVENSYRCPVCAKEFFRAANLRMHKLIHSSDRPHKCPECDKGFIRTADVWRHLRNVHKIERSMVILGNGMARNPWSIVHRNQHTVEYTDQPCAENQKSEEDDYNKPYACPTCGKGFDKPNLLSKHKVIHRQEKPYKCQECGMAFVQLLRLKRHQQTHSGERPFYCEECGGTFTRLASLQRHHRIHTGEKPYSCNYCGHSFTESDTSAGMAGPRVPYAFATAVSETSPNSPLQETTLRKRFK, encoded by the exons ATGGATGTGAATGCGGACTGGGACTCTGAGAATAGCATTTGTGACACAGGTGAGAAGCGTTCACGTTATTCCAGAAAGACCACTAAGCAGGTGGGCCACACATCTAGCCTCCAGAAGGAGGTAGACATGAATTACTCGCAGACATGCAGTCCGTGTTGCAACTCTGCTGGACCTTCAGGTAAGCAGGagcttcctgcagagctgcagtgtgAAGACAAAGAAACCTATGAGACCTACCAGCATCGAGGTGAGAGTACAGCTGGGGTATTCGTCCCCTCCAGTACCAGGTTTGACCTGCAGTGTGAAGATAAAGATTCAGAGCACTGTTCCTCTGAGCAGTCCAAGAAACCACAGAACAGACTACGTGACGATAGCAAAAATACCATTCTTGCTGATGTGTTCGATGAGGACCTGGAGCCTGTCCCCGAGGGAGCTCTGCCGTATCGGTGCAAGAAGTGTGGTGCTGCTTTCCAGGGTATGAGCGAGCTGCGGGAACATAAGCGAACTCACCTTGTGGAAAACTCATACCGATGTCCTGTCTGTGCCAAAGAGTTCTTCCGTGCGGCAAATTTGCGAATGCACAAGCTCATTCATTCTAGTGACAGGCCACACAAATGTCCAGAGTGTGACAAGGGTTTCATTCGCACGGCCGATGTCTGGAGGCACCTACGCAACGTGCACAAGATAGAGCGCTCCATGGTGATCTTGGGAAACGGCATGGCTAGGAACCCGTGGTCGATAGTGCACCGTAACCAGCACACTGTTGAGTACACTGATCAGCCTTGTGCAGAGAACCAGAAGTCTGAGGAAGATGACTATAATAAACCTTATGCCTGTCCAACATGCGGCAAAGGTTTCGATAAGCCTAACCTGCTTTCCAAACACAAGGTGATCCACCGGCAAGAGAAGCCCTATAAGTGTCAGGAATGTGGCATGGCATTCGTCCAGCTGCTCAGGCTGAAAAGACACCAGCAGACTCACTCTGGGGAGCGTCCCTTCTATTGTGAGGAGTGTGGAGGGACGTTCACGCGGCTGGCATCGCTCCAACGCCATCACCGCATTCATACTGGAGAGAAGCCCTACTCTTGCAATTACTGTGGTCATTCATTCACTGAGTCAG ATACCTCTGCCGGGATGGCTGGACCCCGCGTACCATATGCATTCGCTACAGCTGTGAGTGAGACTTCTCCAAACTCCCCTCTGCAG GAAACAACCTTGAGGAAGAGGTTTAAGTga